In one Nocardioides sp. NBC_00368 genomic region, the following are encoded:
- a CDS encoding helix-turn-helix domain-containing protein, with the protein MSSRGEILREVMLETGTTQSTLSRTSGVHQPSISQFLSGKVDLSDEQLDRLLSCMGRRLEVVRRPVTPDLTRSERRSWMLHRRLSGDLTPTTLREWRPRIERRLDHLRHNVNGQPHERNLERWTLLIDNEDVRGLQRVMTGLDRDSIEMREVSPMGGLLSERDRVQVLEQLAEAS; encoded by the coding sequence ATGTCGTCACGTGGTGAGATCCTGCGCGAGGTGATGCTCGAGACGGGCACCACCCAGTCGACGCTGTCTCGCACCAGCGGTGTCCATCAGCCGAGCATCAGCCAGTTCCTCTCCGGGAAGGTCGACCTGAGCGACGAACAGCTCGACCGATTGCTGTCCTGCATGGGCCGGCGTCTCGAGGTCGTACGCCGCCCCGTCACGCCCGACCTGACCCGCTCCGAGCGCCGCTCGTGGATGCTTCATCGCCGCCTGTCAGGCGACCTGACCCCGACGACGCTGCGTGAGTGGAGGCCGAGGATCGAGCGCCGCCTCGACCACCTCCGTCACAACGTCAACGGACAACCGCACGAGCGGAACCTCGAGCGCTGGACCTTGCTCATCGACAACGAGGACGTACGCGGCCTGCAGCGTGTCATGACCGGCCTCGACCGCGACTCCATCGAGATGCGCGAAGTCTCGCCCATGGGCGGCCTGCTCAGCGAGCGTGACCGCGTTCAGGTCCTCGAGCAACTGGCCGAGGCCAGCTGA
- a CDS encoding SRPBCC family protein, with amino-acid sequence MSTNHRLVHASPEHVWEVLSDGWLYPLWVVGASRLRDADKDWPNVGSQLHHSVGVWPLLLDDSTEVLECDPGSRLLLRARGWPVGAAHVEITVEPAGEDTEISIREQAVAGPGALIPRPVQDPLLKWRNVEALRRLAFIVERRP; translated from the coding sequence ATGAGCACAAATCACAGGCTGGTCCACGCCTCACCCGAGCACGTGTGGGAGGTCCTTTCGGACGGTTGGCTCTACCCGCTCTGGGTGGTCGGCGCGTCTCGACTGCGTGATGCCGACAAGGACTGGCCGAACGTCGGCTCTCAGCTGCACCACTCGGTCGGCGTCTGGCCGCTGCTGCTCGACGACAGCACCGAGGTGCTCGAGTGCGATCCCGGGAGCAGGCTGTTGCTCCGTGCGCGCGGTTGGCCCGTAGGCGCCGCGCATGTCGAGATCACGGTGGAGCCGGCAGGCGAGGACACCGAGATCTCGATTCGAGAGCAGGCCGTCGCCGGCCCGGGCGCTCTGATCCCAAGGCCTGTGCAGGATCCGCTTCTCAAGTGGCGAAACGTGGAGGCTCTCCGGCGCTTGGCCTTCATCGTCGAACGCCGCCCATGA
- a CDS encoding SDR family NAD(P)-dependent oxidoreductase, translating into MAITLVTGASSGIGLAVARLAATRGDHLVLVARGRESLDAAARECVRLGAASTMVLPLDVGDDDAVRDCVGAVLDRHGRLDTVIHCAGVVAMGRTESLPSDLFEGVLRTNLLGSVNVARHVVPVLRSQGSGTLVLVGSALGHITAPSMSPYVISKWGVRALAYQLRLENRDRPDVAIVYVAPAGVDTPIYRHAASVIGHEGRPPPPVSSPQRTARQILRRADRGRGRPQLSMAGEVIRLGHAVPLLHDRVVAPILGFLLTDLTRPVDPHPGNVLTSMRGENAMRGGRGNAALGVVRNLAVRITRRGRGTARSSDPEPPRTSP; encoded by the coding sequence ATGGCGATCACCCTTGTCACCGGAGCGTCCAGCGGGATCGGTCTGGCTGTCGCGCGCCTGGCCGCGACCCGCGGCGACCACCTCGTGCTGGTCGCCCGGGGTCGTGAGTCGCTGGACGCCGCTGCTCGTGAGTGTGTGCGGCTGGGTGCCGCATCGACCATGGTGCTGCCGCTCGATGTGGGAGACGACGATGCGGTGCGGGACTGTGTCGGGGCGGTGCTCGACCGGCACGGGCGGCTCGACACGGTCATCCACTGCGCGGGAGTGGTCGCGATGGGTCGCACGGAGTCTTTGCCGTCCGATCTCTTCGAGGGGGTGCTGCGTACCAACCTCCTCGGGTCGGTCAACGTGGCGCGTCATGTGGTGCCGGTGCTGCGCAGCCAGGGCAGCGGAACGCTGGTCCTGGTCGGTTCAGCGCTCGGCCACATCACGGCGCCCTCGATGAGCCCCTACGTCATCAGCAAGTGGGGCGTACGCGCGCTGGCCTATCAGCTGCGCCTGGAGAACCGCGACCGACCTGACGTCGCGATCGTGTACGTCGCGCCCGCGGGCGTGGACACCCCGATCTATCGCCATGCCGCGAGTGTCATCGGTCATGAGGGCCGGCCTCCGCCTCCGGTCTCGAGCCCCCAACGGACAGCCCGACAGATCCTGCGCCGCGCCGACCGCGGCCGTGGCCGGCCACAGCTGAGCATGGCCGGCGAGGTGATACGGCTGGGGCATGCGGTGCCTCTCCTCCACGACCGGGTGGTCGCGCCGATCCTCGGCTTCCTGCTCACCGACCTGACCCGCCCGGTGGACCCACATCCGGGCAACGTCCTGACCAGCATGAGAGGCGAGAACGCCATGCGCGGCGGCCGCGGGAACGCCGCCCTGGGAGTCGTACGCAACCTGGCCGTCCGCATAACGCGCCGGGGGAGGGGTACCGCTAGGTCCAGTGACCCCGAGCCGCCGAGGACGTCTCCATGA
- a CDS encoding DUF6036 family nucleotidyltransferase, whose product MRRDQLEHAIRTACQIIGHPEVIVVGSQSILGSFDETQLPPDATMSIEVDILPIADDNDETARLADVIEGIAGEFSPFEELHGFSIDGVDLSTSVLPDGWRDRLVKVRNANTAAPGGEPVFTGWCLDKEDLCVAKLCAFREKDQNFVAALIRAGMVDRKLIAERLGTVPVKDRAATERAAAWLEVL is encoded by the coding sequence ATGCGTCGCGATCAGCTCGAGCACGCCATCCGTACGGCATGCCAGATCATCGGCCACCCTGAGGTGATCGTCGTCGGCTCGCAGTCCATCCTCGGATCGTTCGACGAGACTCAGTTGCCGCCCGATGCGACGATGTCGATCGAGGTCGACATCCTGCCCATCGCTGACGACAACGACGAGACCGCCCGCCTCGCCGACGTCATCGAGGGCATCGCTGGAGAGTTCTCGCCGTTCGAAGAACTGCACGGGTTCAGCATCGACGGTGTCGACCTGAGCACATCTGTGCTGCCGGACGGCTGGCGCGATCGACTCGTGAAGGTGCGGAACGCGAACACTGCTGCGCCCGGAGGGGAGCCCGTCTTCACGGGCTGGTGTCTCGACAAGGAGGACCTCTGCGTCGCCAAGCTCTGTGCGTTCCGTGAGAAGGACCAGAACTTCGTGGCGGCACTCATTCGTGCGGGCATGGTCGATCGGAAGCTCATTGCTGAGCGACTGGGCACAGTGCCGGTCAAGGATCGGGCAGCAACGGAACGTGCCGCGGCGTGGCTCGAGGTGCTCTGA